One genomic region from Colletotrichum lupini chromosome 7, complete sequence encodes:
- a CDS encoding LSM domain-containing protein — MDKQEARDFLTSLLNKNLRVLATDGRMFLGQFKCTDPDRNVVLAHTYEYRQPSAQQRAEAAKKATEGITSVTMDMTSRYLGLVVVPGQYIVKIEVEEFTSQIGSRNPYADVVV, encoded by the exons ATGGACAAACAGGAGGCAAGAGATTTCCTGACTTCGCTTCTCAACAAGAACCTACGCGTCCTGGCTACTGATGGCCGTATGTTCCTTGGCCAATTCAAGTGCACCGATCCG GATCGCAATGTAGTACTAGCTCATACCTACGAATATCGACAGCCATCAGCGCAGCAGCGGGCTGAAGCCGCAAAGAAGGCTACAGAAGGAATCACCTCAGTCACGATGGACATGACATCCCGGTACCTGGGCTTGGTCGTGGTGCCTGGGCAGTACATTGTGAAGATTGAAGTAGAAGAATTCACGAGTCAGATCGGGAGCCGGAATCCATACGCCGACGTTGTcgtatag
- a CDS encoding DNA excision repair protein yields the protein MGVNGLWTVVQPCARPTNLATLNRKRLAVDASIWIYQFLKAVRDKEGNALRNSHVVGFFRRICKLLWFGIKPVFVFDGGAPVLKRQTIQGRKQRREGRREDAVRTAGKLLAVQMQRIAEEEEDKRKRDADRGIQREREEPQEAIPDMEQIVYVDEVGMSQQERQKTRKFFKQDAYHLPEMDGDIASMAKADDPRIMSIEELEEYARQFHNGEDINLYDFSKIDFDGEFFRSLPAADRYNILNAARLRSRLRMGLSKEQLDEMFPNRMDFSRFQIERVRERNNLTQRLMKEAGMTGLDLTLNGGGRIAGEKDREYILVKNDGAEGGWALGVVSKEKDLGEAHKPIDVDALDFQFQPKEKAEASEEEDDFEDVPVEGLNRLPKISSSAAAQASRQAAIQRQQFYGNRGSSEVNDLFEEEEESLFVDGDLPEAHVRNVARQRGDEPMHPEEEEDINRAIAMSLQNQHGEAAQKSEEDEQFEDVELEAPEWKQKAVEAPKPIAARSGRMVAHIVNNRSNAAVPRKRANSASSSDGEMDLQAALKASRQKKRVLPKPAVPNVKNPFDGPLPFPKLAWGPSLFSMKAQSKKPEVAAPKKPAQSLQEPARKDGHDEFGGGFLADGAEEQPAGDEDDEGGFERGPEEDRPKPLPPWMVDNTDIRESIKQQRQVESEINTEDREAAQEEERRFERQRQNQLIEIQSSDDEDDDVEILDAPPPPKHAASQENITFLDEINAADDATNAEVEPEKGEDETAALSEKADVLRESSQSPEVEFEDIQPEEVDDDMEVTITAVPESPEPEMEDVTEPQGPDSPPDPIMEDITMTAEEPKPVEEEEHELTFEELMDGPTLDDPNTAGDPVQDAEAAVFAESDDEFSDPEDEELFANLAQEAEEHARFASELNNKSEQENKEAYEKELKALRTQQKKDRRDADEVTQVMVTECQALLRLFGIPYITAPMEAEAQCAELVRLGLVDGIVTDDSDCFLFGGTRIYKNMFNSNKFVECYLGSDLEKELSLSRDQLIAIAQLLGSDYTEGLPGVGPVTAVEILSEFPGKDGLAQFKEWWADVQLNNRPKEADAASPFRRKFRKSQGTKLFLPAGFPNPAVTDAYIRPEVDDSPEHFQWGVPDLEGLRQFLMATIGWSKERTDEVLVPVIRDMNKRDIEGTQTNITRYFEGAVGVGARDAFAPRQKGTTSKRMANAVSRLRANANGEQPGDAEQEGGASAAAGTAAPTRTTGKRKARARTAAAEDGDEFVDDEEENGQDGRSGRARRGKKAKASA from the coding sequence ATGGGTGTGAACGGCCTTTGGACCGTCGTGCAGCCCTGTGCGCGCCCGACGAACCTCGCGACTCTCAATCGAAAGCGCCTCGCAGTTGATGCTTCCATCTGGATATACCAATTCCTCAAGGCGGTGCGAGACAAGGAGGGCAATGCCCTGCGCAATTCGCACGTCGTCGGCTTCTTCCGCCGCATCTGCAAGCTGCTGTGGTTCGGCATCAAGCCCGTCTTCGTCTTTGATGGCGGGGCTCCCGTGCTCAAGCGCCAGACGATCCAGGGTCGTAAGCAGCGGCGTGAGGGTCGGAGGGAGGATGCCGTCCGCACGGCTGGGAAGCTGCTGGCTGTGCAGATGCAGCGGAttgccgaggaggaggaggacaagAGGAAGCGCGATGCGGACCGAGGCATCCAGCGAGAGCGAGAGGAACCTCAGGAGGCTATACCTGATATGGAACAGATTGTTTACGTTGACGAGGTCGGCATGTCGCAGCAAGAGCGTCAAAAGACGAGAAAGTTTTTCAAGCAGGATGCATATCACTTGCCCGAGATGGATGGCGATATTGCATCCATGGCCAAGGCGGATGATCCTAGAATTATGAGCATTGAAGAATTGGAGGAATATGCCCGACAGTTCCATAACGGCGAAGACATCAATCTCTACGACTTCAGCAAGATCGACTTTGATGGCGAGTTCTTTCGAAGCTTACCAGCAGCTGATAGATACAACATTCTGAATGCGGCAAGACTGCGTAGTCGTTTGAGGATGGGCTTGAGCAAGGAGCAGCTTGACGAGATGTTCCCGAATCGCATGGATTTTTCAAGATTTCAGATTGAAAGAGTCCGCGAAAGAAACAACTTGACACAGCGTCTCATGAAGGAAGCCGGCATGACTGGTCTCGATCTCACTCTGAACGGTGGCGGCAGAATCGCCGGTGAAAAGGACAGAGAGTACATCCTGGTCAAGAACGATGGCGCAGAAGGTGGTTGGGCCCTAGGAGTCGTGAGCAAGGAGAAAGACCTTGGCGAAGCCCACAAGCCCATTGATGTCGATGCATTGGACTTTCAGTTCCAGCCCAAAGAAAAGGCTGAGGCATCTGAAGAGGAAGACGACTTTGAAGATGTTCCGGTCGAGGGTCTGAACCGGCTGCCCAAGATATCTTCTAGCGCAGCCGCACAAGCATCCCGGCAAGCAGCTATCCAGAGGCAACAATTTTATGGAAACCGGGGAAGCAGCGAAGTGAACGACTTGttcgaagaggaggaggaaagtCTTTTTGTCGATGGTGATTTGCCGGAAGCCCATGTCCGAAATGTTGCTAGGCAACGAGGCGATGAGCCAATGCAcccagaagaagaagaagacatCAACCGGGCCATTGCCATGTCACTGCAAAACCAGCACGGAGAAGCTGCTCAAAAATCTGAGGAGGATGAGCAGTTTGAAGACGTGGAGTTGGAGGCACCTGAATGGAAGCAGAAGGCTGTGGAGGCACCCAAGCCGATCGCCGCGAGGAGCGGTCGCATGGTTGCTCACATCGTAAACAACAGGTCTAATGCCGCAGTGCCAAGGAAACGCGCCAATAGTGCCAGCAGTAGCGACGGAGAGATGGACCTGCAGGCGGCTCTGAAAGCCTCTCGACAGAAGAAACGAGTATTGCCCAAGCCTGCAGTGCCCAACGTCAAGAACCCTTTCGATGGACCACTGCCGTTCCCCAAACTCGCATGGGGCCCTTCTCTCTTCTCCATGAAGGCTCAGTCAAAGAAGCCTGAAGTGGCAGCCCCAAAGAAGCCGGCGCAAAGTTTGCAAGAACCGGCGCGCAAAGATGGTCATGACGAATTTGGTGGTGGTTTCTTGGCTGATGGCGCTGAAGAGCAACCTGCTGgcgacgaagacgacgaaGGCGGCTTTGAACGAGGGCCAGAAGAAGACCGTCCCAAGCCTCTACCTCCCTGGATGGTGGACAATACAGATATCCGAGAGTCGATTAAACAACAGCGGCAAGTGGAGAGTGAAATCAACACGGAAGATAGAGAGGCTGCGCAGGAAGAGGAGCGGAGGTTTGAGCGTCAACGACAAAACCAGCTCATCGAGATTCAGTCCTCTGAtgacgaagacgacgacgttGAGATTCTTGACGCGCCTCCACCTCCGAAGCATGCTGCTTCCCAAGAAAATATTACTTTCTTAGACGAAATCAATGCCGCCGACGATGCCACAAACGCAGAGGTCGAGCCCGAGAAGGGAGAAGACGAGACGGCTGCATTGTCAGAAAAGGCAGATGTGTTACGCGAATCATCTCAGTCTCCCGAAGTCGAATTTGAAGACATTCAGCCTGAAGAAGTCGACGACGACATGGAGGTCACTATTACAGCAGTCCCTGAGTCCCCCGAGCCAGAGATGGAAGATGTCACCGAGCCACAGGGTCCCGACTCCCCTCCAGACCCAATCATGGAAGATATCACCATGACCGCAGAAGAGCCGAAGCCCgtcgaagaagaagagcacgAGCTTACGTTTGAAGAACTCATGGACGGGCCCACGCTTGATGATCCAAACACCGCTGGCGATCCAGTGCAAGACGCCGAAGCAGCCGTCTTTGCCGAAAGCGACGACGAGTTCAGTGACCCGGAAGACGAGGAGCTCTTTGCCAACCTGGCGCAGGAAGCCGAAGAGCATGCCCGCTTTGCCAGCGAGCTGAACAACAAGTCGGAGCAAGAGAACAAAGAGGCATACGAAAAGGAACTCAAGGCGCTGCGCACGCAGCAGAAGAAGGACCGCCGCGACGCCGACGAGGTCACGCAGGTCATGGTCACCGAGTGTCAGGCACTCCTTCGCCTCTTTGGTATCCCCTACATCACCGCTCCTATGGAGGCGGAAGCGCAGTGTGCGGAGCTGGTGCGTCTGGGCCTGGTGGATGGCATTGTCACCGACGACTCGGATTGCTTCCTCTTTGGCGGCACGCGTATCTACAAGAACATGTTCAACAGCAACAAGTTTGTTGAGTGCTACCTCGGCTCGGATCTCGAAAAGGAGCTTTCGCTCTCACGCGACCAGCTCATCGCCATTGCTCAGCTTTTGGGCTCCGATTACACCGAGGGCTTACCTGGCGTCGGTCCCGTCACGGCCGTGGAGATCCTCTCCGAGTTCCCCGGCAAGGACGGTCTCGCCCAGTTCAAGGAGTGGTGGGCGGACGTGCAGCTGAACAACCGGCCCAAGGAGGCCGACGCGGCGTCGCCTTTCCGTCGCAAGTTCCGCAAGTCCCAGGGCACCAAGCTTTTCCTGCCAGCGGGGTTCCCCAACCCGGCTGTAACGGACGCCTACATCCGGCCAGAGGTTGACGACAGCCCGGAGCACTTCCAGTGGGGCGTTCCAGACCTCGAGGGTCTGCGGCAGTTCTTGATGGCGACGATTGGGTGGAGCAAGGAGCGCACCGACGAGGTGCTGGTGCCTGTGATTCGGGACATGAATAAGCGCGACATTGAGGGCACGCAGACGAACATCACGAGGTACTTTGAGGGTGCTGTCGGCGTGGGCGCGAGGGATGCGTTTGCGCCGAGGCAGAAGGGCACGACGAGCAAGAGGATGGCTAACGCCGTGAGTCGGTTAAGGGCTAATGCCAATGGCGAGCAACCGGGAGATGCGGAGCAGGAGGGCGGAgcttctgctgctgctggcacGGCGGCGCCGACTAGAACTACGGGGAAGAGAAAAGCTAGGGCTAGGACGGCGGCTGCTGAGGATGGGGATGAGTTTGTcgatgatgaggaggagAATGGGCAGGATGGTCGAAGCGGTAGAGCCCGACGCGGAAAGAAGGCCAAGGCATCTGCATAG
- a CDS encoding sphingolipid long chain base-responsive protein LSP1, which translates to MHRTYSMRQSRAPTASQIQNPPPPPSSTKSGRLFKGGFGHALRHKSAGAFGPDLAKKLSQLVKMEKNVMRSLEQVARERMEVAQQLSIWGEACDEDVSDVTDKLGVLLYEIGELEDQYVDRYDQYRVTIKSIRNIEASVQPSRDRKQKITDQIAQLKYKEPNSPKIVVLEQELVRAEAESLVAEAQLSNITREKIKAAYTYQFDALREHCEKVAIVAGYGKHLLELIDDTPVTPGETRAAYDGYEASKAIIQDCEDALTNWVTSQAAVSSKLSTRARTLSTRRRNNIRARAEGGHDLSGQDVPLNDDSSWTRAHNKETEYSDEDEEEDDIHHSVVGTDDGLSGETRGRQHESVVA; encoded by the exons ATGCATCGCACATACTCCATGCGCCAGTCGAGGGCGCCCACCGCCTCGCAGATCCAG AACCCGCCTCCGCCGCCTTCTTCCACCAAGTCTGGTCGCCTATTCAAGGGAGGATTTG GCCATGCTCTCCGCCACAAGTCAGCCGGTGCTTTCGGCCCAGACCTCGCAAAGAAGCTGTCTCAGCTGGTAAAGATGGAGAAGAATGTCATGCGCAGTCTCGAGCAGGTAGCGAGAGAGCGTATGGAGGTTGCT CAACAACTTTCCATTTGGGGCGAGGCTTGCGACGAGGATGTATCTGATGTAACCGACAAGCTCGGAGTTTTACTCTACGAAATCGGCGAACTCGAGGACCAATACGTCGACCGTTATGACCAATACCGTGTTACGATCAAGAGCATTCGTAACATTGAAGCCTCTGTCCAACCCAGCCGAGACC GCAAGCAAAAGATCACCGACCAGATCGCTCAGCTCAAGTACAAGGAGCCCAACTCCCCCAAGATTGTCGTTCTTGAGCAGGAGCTGGTGCGTGCTGAGGCTGAATCTTTGGTCGCAGAGGCTCAGTTGTCCAACATTACGCGCGAGAAGATCAAGGCTGCCTACACCTACCAATTTGATGCCCTGAGAGAGCACTGCGAGAAGGTTGCCATTGTCGCCGGTTACGGAAAGCACCTGCTCGAGTTGATTGACGACACCCCTGTCACTCCCGGAGAGACTCGTGCAGCTTATGACGGATATGAGGCTAGCAAGGCCATCATCCAGGATTGCGAGGATGCTTTGACCAACTGGGTCACATCCCAAGCTGCTGTGTCTTCCAAGCTGTCGACTCGTGCACGCACCTTGTCAACGCGCCGCAGAAATAACATTAGAGCACGTGCCGAGGGAGGTCACGACCTTTCGGGGCAAGATGTTCCATTGAACGACGACTCGTCGTGGACGCGGGCCCACAACAAGGAGACTGAGTAcagcgacgaggacgaggaggaggatgacaTCCACCACTCTGTCGTTGGTACCGACGATGGTCTGAGCGGCGAGACGAGAGGCCGTCAGCACGAGAGCGTCGTCGCATAA